The Mustela erminea isolate mMusErm1 chromosome 18, mMusErm1.Pri, whole genome shotgun sequence genome has a window encoding:
- the LOC116577449 gene encoding olfactory receptor 1D2-like → MLVLMFQTVEEMDGSNHSGVSEFLLLGISDIPEQQQVLFWMFLSMYLVTVVGNVLIILAISFDPRLHTPMYFFLANLSFTDLFFVTNTIPKMLVSLQSQNKAISYAGCLTQLYFLVSLVALDNLILATMAYDRYVAICRPLHYTTVMSPGLCILLLTLCWALSIFYGLTHTLLMTRVTFCGSQKIHYIFCEMYVLLRLACSNTQVNHTVLIATGSFIFLAPLGFMIMSYVWIVRAILRIPSASSKYKAFSTCASHLAVVSLFYGTLCMVYLQPLKTYSMKDSVATVMYAVVTPMMNPFIYSLRNKDMHGALGRLLLGKAFQRLT, encoded by the coding sequence atgttgGTGCTGATGTTTCAGACAGTTGAGGAAATGGATGGAAGCAATCACAGTGGAGTCTCTGAGTTTCTGCTCCTGGGGATCTCAGACATTCCTGAGCAGCAGCAGGTCCTGTTCTGGATGTTCCTGTCCATGTATCTGGTCACAGTGGTGGGAAATGTGCTCATCATCCTGGCCATCAGCTTTGATCCCCGCCtgcacacacccatgtacttcttcctggccAACCTCTCCTTCACTGACCTCTTCTTCGTCACCAATACAATCCCCAAGATGCTGGTGAGCCTCCAGTCTCAGAACAAAGCCATCTCCTATGCGGGGTGTCTGACACAGCTCTACTTCCTAGTCTCCTTGGTGGCCTTGGACAACCTCATCCTGGCCACAATGGcatatgaccgctatgtggccatctgccgCCCCCTCCACTACACCACGGTCATGAGCCCTGGGCTCTGCATTTTGCTCCTCACCTTGTGTTGGgcactttctattttttatggcCTCACCCACACCCTCCTCATGACCAGGGTGACATTCTGCGGTTCCCAGAAGATACACTACATCTTCTGTGAGATGTATGTCCTGCTGAGGCTGGCATGTTCTAACACTCAAGTCAATCACACAGTGCTGATTGCTACAGGATCTTTCATCTTCCTTGCCCCACTAGGGTTCATGATCATGTCCTATGTCTGGATTGTCAGAGCCATCCTCCGGATACCCTCAGCCTCTAGCAAGTACaaagccttctccacctgtgcTTCCCATTTGGCTGTAGTCTCCCTCTTCTATGGGACACTTTGTATGGTATATCTGCAGCCCCTCAAAACCTACTCCATGAAGGACTCAGTAGCCACAGTGATGTATGCTGTGGTGACCCCCATGATGAACCCTTtcatctacagcctgaggaacaaGGACATGCATGGGGCTCTGGGAAGGCTTCTCTTAGGGAAAGCCTTTCAGAGGTTGACATGA